The genomic interval CTGACCGACCGCTTCGTGGGCATGTACGTGAACGATTGGACGCTGGACTACGGCGAACGCGGGCGGGAGGCGGTCCGCCGGCTGCTCGGCGACGCCGCGGAGGCCCAGCTGGTGCCGGCGTGCGACCTGCAATTCGTGGAGGGCTGAGCGGTGGGCTCCCGCGGCTCCTCCCAAGCTGCGGCCGGCAACCCCTGGAGGAGGCGTGGCGGCGGCGCTCGGCGGCATCGGGTCGCGGCCCCGGCTGCCGCCTAGCGTCCGGGTTGCCCGAGGCCGCAGGCCCGGCAGAACCACCCGCACGGAAACCCCCATGCTCCGCAACGCCATCATCGCCCTGGTCATCGCCCTCATCCTCTTCGCGCTCGGCTTCAGCGGCCTCGGCCAGATCGCCTGGATCATCGCCGGCGTCTTCTTCGTCCTCTTCCTGATCGCGCTGGTCATGCACCTCACCAAGAAGGTCTGATCCGCGTCCGGGGACTCGCGGGGGGGGGCGCTCGCTCGCCGGGTGCCACGCCGCCGGCGGCTCCGCCCGCTCTACCGTCCGGGGGTGTCCGACGCCATCTACGACCTGCTCTGCGCCGGCGGCCGGCCGGTGTGGACGCTGTGCACGAGCCCGACGGTGCTCCATGCCGAGCGGGCGAAGCTCCCCCCGCCGTTCCTGGTGGCGGCGAACCACGAGGGACCCTTCGACATCCCGATGCTGATGCGGCACGTGCCCCAGCGGCTGGACTTCCTGTCGATCGTCGAGGTGTTCTCGCGGCCGCTGCTCGGGCCGTTCTACCGGAGCATGAACGCCTTCCCGCTGGACCGCTCGCGCCCCGACGCGGCGACGGTGCGGGTGATCCTCGACCGCCTCGCCCGCGGGCGGTGCGTCGCGATGTTCCCCGAGGGCGGGTTCCGCCGCGGACGCCACCGCGTGACGGCGGGCGGGCGGATCCGGCCGGGCCTCGGCGGGCTGGCGCGGCTGGCGGGGGTGCCGGTGCTGCCGGCGGTGATGGCCGGCGGCGAGCGCTTCGCCGGCGTGCGGCCCTGGCTGCCGACCCGCTCGGTGCGGTACGGCGTGGCGTTCGGCGAGGCGATGGACCCGCCGGCCGATCCGGCGGGCGAGCGGCCCTTCGAGCTCGCCTTCGAGGCGGTGGAGCGGGGGCTGGCGGAGCAGCTGCGGGCGGTGGGC from Phycisphaera mikurensis NBRC 102666 carries:
- a CDS encoding lysophospholipid acyltransferase family protein produces the protein MSDAIYDLLCAGGRPVWTLCTSPTVLHAERAKLPPPFLVAANHEGPFDIPMLMRHVPQRLDFLSIVEVFSRPLLGPFYRSMNAFPLDRSRPDAATVRVILDRLARGRCVAMFPEGGFRRGRHRVTAGGRIRPGLGGLARLAGVPVLPAVMAGGERFAGVRPWLPTRSVRYGVAFGEAMDPPADPAGERPFELAFEAVERGLAEQLRAVGVSGGRGP